A single region of the Pseudorhodoplanes sp. genome encodes:
- a CDS encoding CmpA/NrtA family ABC transporter substrate-binding protein, whose product MSEDPRLCIGFIPLVDAAALIVAVDKGLAAGEGLEIELKREVSWSNVRDKLNIGLFDAAHLLAPVAIASSLGLGHVRVPILAPFNLGLNGNAITVSPELFADLKTSADGDLSDPMISARALARVVRERRAQRRDPLTFGMTFPFSTHNYQLRFWMAAGGVNPDEDVCLVVLPPPYMVESLAKKHVDAFCVGAPWNSVAVDLGVGHILHFASEIFARAAEKVLAVRERWAQDNPDLLIRLVRAQGKAAVFVGNPDNHAETAAILAAPDRLGVKAEVIMRTLAGKLKVSPDGDVRASDRYLLVGRANAARPDPAQAAWLYAQMVRWKQAPLDGKLLAQAQAVFRPDIHDKALGAPPMPAGEPADGIGAFSGPAFDPRDIAGHLASWSIPAR is encoded by the coding sequence ATGAGCGAAGATCCGAGGCTGTGTATCGGGTTCATTCCGCTGGTCGATGCTGCCGCGCTGATTGTCGCCGTTGACAAGGGACTTGCCGCGGGAGAAGGGCTGGAGATCGAGCTGAAGCGCGAGGTATCGTGGTCAAACGTGCGCGACAAGCTCAACATCGGCCTGTTTGACGCGGCGCATTTGCTGGCGCCTGTGGCCATCGCATCGAGCCTGGGTCTTGGTCATGTGCGCGTGCCAATTCTTGCACCCTTCAATCTTGGCCTAAACGGCAATGCCATTACGGTTTCGCCGGAATTGTTCGCCGACTTGAAAACATCGGCTGACGGCGATCTGAGCGATCCGATGATATCCGCCAGGGCACTCGCACGCGTCGTAAGAGAGCGCCGCGCGCAACGCCGCGATCCTTTGACTTTTGGGATGACGTTCCCGTTCTCCACGCACAATTATCAATTGCGGTTCTGGATGGCCGCCGGCGGCGTCAATCCGGACGAGGACGTGTGCCTGGTCGTGCTGCCGCCGCCCTACATGGTGGAGAGTCTCGCAAAGAAGCATGTCGATGCCTTCTGCGTCGGCGCTCCCTGGAATTCGGTGGCGGTCGATCTTGGCGTCGGACATATCCTGCATTTCGCGTCGGAAATTTTCGCGCGCGCCGCGGAAAAGGTGCTGGCTGTGCGCGAACGCTGGGCGCAAGACAATCCTGATCTCCTGATCAGGCTGGTGCGGGCACAGGGCAAGGCAGCGGTCTTTGTCGGGAATCCGGATAATCATGCGGAGACGGCCGCCATCCTCGCCGCGCCAGACCGGCTCGGCGTGAAAGCCGAAGTCATCATGCGAACTCTCGCTGGCAAGCTGAAGGTGTCGCCGGACGGCGACGTGCGCGCGAGCGATCGCTACCTCCTGGTCGGCCGTGCCAATGCCGCTCGGCCCGATCCTGCGCAGGCCGCATGGCTTTACGCGCAGATGGTGCGCTGGAAGCAGGCGCCGCTTGACGGAAAGCTGCTTGCGCAGGCGCAGGCCGTGTTCCGGCCGGACATTCACGACAAGGCGCTTGGTGCGCCGCCGATGCCGGCAGGCGAGCCGGCCGACGGGATTGGAGCCTTTTCCGGTCCGGCTTTCGATCCCAGGGACATCGCGGGGCATCTCGCCAGCTGGTCGATCCCGGCGCGCTGA
- a CDS encoding CmpA/NrtA family ABC transporter substrate-binding protein gives MTDPIKGMPQRRGLTRRTFLKSSAGTAALLSAVGSQFPFGVHIAEAAGPEVKKAILGYIALMDASPLVIAKEKGIFAKYGMPDVEVAKQASWGATRDNIVLGGEKNGIDGAHILTPMPYLISAGKVTQNNVPTPMYILARLNLDAQAISVANEYKDLKVTADASALKAAFAKKKAAGKEVKIAMTFPGGTHDLWLRYWIAAGGVDPDKDVSTIVVPPPQMVANMKVGNMDAFCVGEPWNEQLVNQNIGFTACTTGELWFKHPEKALGMRAEWVDKYPNAATALLMAVQEAQQWCDKMENKEEMSAIVGKRQWFNVPVPDIVGRAKGDINYGNGRVEKGTKQFMKFWQDHASYPFKSHDAWFVTEDIRWGKFEADTDINALVNKVNREDLWRDAAKSLGVAAADIPSSTSRGKETFFDGKIFDPADPQGYLKSLSIKRVEV, from the coding sequence ATGACCGACCCCATCAAGGGAATGCCGCAGCGCCGCGGCCTCACCCGTCGCACATTTCTGAAATCGAGTGCAGGGACCGCCGCGCTGCTGAGCGCGGTCGGCAGCCAGTTCCCCTTCGGTGTGCACATCGCCGAAGCGGCCGGCCCGGAGGTGAAAAAGGCGATCCTCGGTTACATCGCGCTGATGGATGCATCGCCCCTCGTCATCGCGAAGGAGAAGGGCATCTTCGCGAAATACGGCATGCCGGACGTGGAAGTCGCCAAGCAGGCGTCTTGGGGCGCGACGCGCGACAACATCGTTCTCGGCGGGGAGAAAAACGGCATCGACGGCGCGCATATTCTCACGCCGATGCCCTACCTGATCTCGGCCGGCAAGGTGACGCAGAACAACGTGCCGACGCCGATGTACATCTTGGCGCGGCTCAATCTCGATGCGCAGGCGATCTCGGTCGCGAATGAATACAAGGATTTGAAAGTCACCGCCGACGCCTCCGCGCTCAAGGCCGCCTTTGCCAAGAAGAAGGCCGCGGGCAAGGAAGTGAAGATCGCGATGACCTTCCCCGGCGGCACCCACGATCTGTGGCTCCGCTACTGGATCGCGGCCGGCGGCGTCGATCCCGACAAGGACGTGTCCACCATCGTTGTGCCCCCGCCGCAGATGGTGGCGAACATGAAAGTCGGCAACATGGACGCCTTCTGCGTCGGCGAGCCGTGGAACGAACAGCTCGTCAACCAGAATATCGGCTTCACTGCCTGCACCACCGGCGAGCTCTGGTTCAAGCATCCGGAAAAGGCGCTCGGCATGCGCGCCGAGTGGGTCGACAAATATCCGAACGCGGCCACGGCGCTGCTGATGGCCGTGCAGGAAGCGCAGCAATGGTGCGACAAGATGGAGAACAAGGAAGAGATGTCGGCCATCGTCGGCAAGCGGCAATGGTTCAACGTCCCCGTGCCCGACATCGTCGGCCGCGCCAAGGGCGACATCAATTACGGCAACGGCCGCGTCGAGAAGGGCACCAAGCAATTCATGAAGTTCTGGCAGGACCACGCGTCCTACCCGTTCAAGAGCCACGACGCCTGGTTCGTCACCGAGGATATCCGCTGGGGCAAGTTCGAGGCCGACACCGACATCAATGCGCTCGTGAACAAGGTCAATCGCGAGGACCTCTGGCGCGATGCCGCGAAATCTCTCGGCGTCGCCGCGGCAGACATTCCGTCATCGACGTCGCGCGGCAAGGAAACCTTCTTCGACGGCAAGATTTTCGATCCCGCTGATCCGCAAGGCTATCTGAAGAGCCTCTCCATCAAGCGCGTGGAAGTGTGA
- the ntrB gene encoding nitrate ABC transporter permease gives MNMPLLKSEPEAAVAAPALAEIFRLDPAKPSYLKTRVLPALGSLAANVLPPLVMLLLILTLWQILCMKPGATLPSPTKIWAEAYDLIVDPFFVAGPQDIGLGWRVLTSLQRVAIGYGFAALIGIALGTIIGQSVWAMRGLDPIFQVLRTISPLAWLPISLAAFRDSQPSAIFVIFITSVWPIIINTAVGIRNIPQDYRNVAAVLRLNHLEFFTRIMVPSAAPYIFTGLRIGIGLSWLAIVAAEMLTGGVGIGFFIWDAWNSSRLSDIVIALVYIGLVGFTLDRIVAFVATIVTRGTAAN, from the coding sequence ATGAACATGCCGTTGCTCAAGTCCGAACCGGAAGCCGCCGTCGCGGCGCCCGCCTTGGCGGAGATTTTTCGGCTCGATCCCGCGAAGCCAAGTTATCTCAAGACCAGAGTACTTCCAGCGCTCGGTTCGCTCGCGGCGAACGTGCTGCCGCCGCTGGTGATGCTGCTGCTCATCCTCACGCTCTGGCAGATTCTCTGTATGAAGCCGGGCGCGACCCTGCCGTCGCCCACCAAGATCTGGGCTGAAGCATACGATCTGATCGTCGATCCCTTCTTCGTCGCCGGGCCGCAGGACATTGGTCTCGGCTGGCGCGTTCTCACCTCTCTGCAGCGCGTGGCGATCGGCTATGGCTTCGCCGCCCTGATCGGGATCGCTCTGGGCACCATTATTGGACAGTCGGTCTGGGCGATGCGCGGCCTTGATCCGATCTTTCAGGTGCTGCGCACGATCTCGCCGCTCGCCTGGCTGCCGATCTCGCTGGCGGCCTTCCGCGACAGCCAACCCTCCGCGATTTTCGTGATCTTCATCACCTCGGTCTGGCCGATCATCATCAATACCGCGGTCGGCATCCGCAACATCCCGCAAGACTACCGTAACGTCGCTGCGGTGCTGCGGCTGAACCATCTCGAATTCTTCACCAGGATCATGGTTCCGTCGGCGGCGCCCTACATCTTCACGGGCCTGCGCATCGGCATCGGCCTGTCCTGGCTCGCGATCGTCGCCGCCGAGATGCTCACCGGCGGCGTCGGCATCGGCTTCTTCATCTGGGATGCCTGGAACTCCTCGCGCCTCTCCGACATCGTGATCGCGCTCGTCTATATCGGGCTGGTCGGCTTCACCCTCGATCGCATTGTCGCCTTCGTCGCTACAATCGTCACGCGCGGCACCGCAGCCAATTGA
- a CDS encoding ABC transporter ATP-binding protein, whose protein sequence is MTAYLKIDHVDKVFRRGAATTEVLKDITLTVEKGEYVSIIGHSGCGKSTLLNIVAGLTAATRGGVLLEEREVNSPGPDRAVVFQNHSLLPWLTVYDNVRLAVDKVFSGVKSRDERHGWTMHNLDLVQMGHAKDRRPAEISGGMKQRVGIARALAMEPKVLLLDEPFGALDALTRAHLQDSVMALQQKLGNTVLMITHDVDEAVLLSDRIVMMTNGPSAQIGEVLEVSLPRPRKRLEMAANPIYLKCRQRVLEFLYERHRYVEAA, encoded by the coding sequence ATGACCGCTTATCTCAAGATAGATCACGTCGATAAGGTCTTCAGGCGCGGCGCCGCCACGACCGAAGTGCTCAAGGACATCACCCTCACCGTCGAGAAGGGCGAGTATGTCTCGATTATCGGACATTCCGGCTGCGGTAAGTCCACGCTGCTGAACATCGTCGCCGGCCTTACCGCGGCGACACGGGGCGGCGTGCTGCTGGAAGAGCGTGAAGTGAACTCGCCCGGCCCCGACCGCGCCGTGGTGTTCCAGAATCACTCGCTGCTCCCCTGGCTCACCGTCTACGACAATGTGCGGCTCGCGGTGGACAAGGTATTTTCCGGCGTGAAGTCTCGCGACGAGCGTCATGGCTGGACCATGCACAATCTCGATCTGGTGCAGATGGGACACGCCAAAGACAGGCGTCCTGCGGAAATTTCCGGCGGCATGAAGCAGCGTGTCGGCATCGCCCGCGCGCTGGCGATGGAGCCGAAGGTGCTGCTGCTGGACGAGCCGTTCGGCGCGCTCGACGCGCTCACCCGCGCGCATCTGCAGGATTCGGTGATGGCGTTGCAGCAGAAGCTCGGCAACACCGTACTGATGATCACCCACGACGTCGACGAGGCGGTGCTGCTCTCGGATCGCATCGTGATGATGACCAACGGTCCGTCCGCGCAGATCGGCGAAGTGCTTGAGGTTTCGCTGCCGCGCCCGCGCAAGCGGCTCGAGATGGCAGCAAACCCGATCTATCTGAAATGCCGCCAGCGCGTGCTGGAATTCCTCTACGAGCGGCATCGCTACGTGGAGGCGGCGTAG
- a CDS encoding FAD-dependent oxidoreductase: MSERLVVIGSGMASGRMLEHLFAAAPGAYDVILFGAEQRGNYNRIMLSPVLAGETTYEHIVTHDADWYVAHNVKCRFGETVTRIDRTAKVVRSRNGETPYDKLVIATGSAPFIIPVAGKELQGVVAFRDLDDVNAMIAVAEKPGGKAVIIGGGLLGLEAAAALRMRGMDVVVLHLMGHLMELQLDPASGSLLQKELEGRGIRIHCRAQTTAILGHKRAEAVLLDDGTIYPADLVVMAAGVRPETRIATDARLHVERGIVVDDRMLTSDPDILAIGECVEHNSICYGFVAPLYDMAAVAAKTLAGEDAVFRPLQTAINLKVTGVHVFSAGDFIGAAGSECLTFTDPGLRTYKKLVLADGKLAGAVLFGDTVDGPWYLDLIRNGAPIDEFRDDLIFGRALVERMAA, encoded by the coding sequence ATGAGTGAACGGCTGGTTGTTATCGGAAGTGGAATGGCATCGGGACGGATGCTCGAACATCTGTTCGCCGCCGCGCCCGGTGCTTACGACGTGATACTTTTTGGCGCGGAGCAACGTGGCAACTACAACCGCATCATGCTCTCGCCCGTTCTGGCGGGCGAGACGACCTATGAGCATATCGTCACCCACGACGCCGATTGGTATGTCGCGCACAATGTAAAGTGCCGGTTCGGCGAAACGGTGACGCGGATCGACCGTACCGCCAAGGTGGTGCGCTCCAGGAACGGCGAGACCCCTTACGACAAGCTGGTGATCGCAACCGGCTCGGCGCCTTTCATCATCCCGGTCGCTGGCAAGGAATTGCAGGGAGTGGTCGCCTTCCGCGATCTCGATGACGTCAACGCCATGATCGCGGTTGCCGAAAAGCCTGGCGGTAAGGCCGTGATCATTGGCGGCGGCCTGCTGGGACTGGAGGCGGCCGCGGCGCTTCGGATGCGCGGCATGGATGTGGTGGTGCTGCATCTCATGGGCCACTTGATGGAATTACAGCTCGATCCCGCGTCCGGCTCCCTGCTGCAGAAGGAACTGGAGGGGCGCGGCATCAGGATTCATTGCCGCGCGCAAACGACGGCCATTCTGGGTCACAAGCGCGCCGAAGCGGTGCTGCTCGACGATGGGACGATCTACCCGGCCGATCTGGTGGTCATGGCCGCGGGCGTCCGTCCCGAAACGCGGATCGCGACGGATGCAAGGCTGCATGTGGAACGCGGCATTGTCGTCGATGACCGCATGCTGACGTCCGATCCGGACATCCTTGCCATCGGGGAATGCGTTGAGCACAACAGCATCTGTTACGGCTTCGTCGCGCCGCTTTACGACATGGCGGCGGTCGCTGCGAAAACGCTTGCCGGCGAAGATGCAGTCTTCCGACCGCTTCAGACTGCGATCAATCTCAAGGTCACCGGCGTGCATGTCTTCTCGGCCGGTGATTTCATCGGCGCCGCCGGCAGCGAATGCCTCACCTTCACCGATCCGGGCTTGCGCACCTACAAGAAGCTGGTGCTCGCCGATGGGAAGCTGGCGGGGGCGGTACTGTTCGGCGATACCGTGGACGGCCCGTGGTATCTGGACCTGATCAGGAACGGCGCGCCGATTGATGAATTTCGCGACGATCTGATTTTCGGACGTGCACTGGTCGAACGGATGGCAGCCTGA
- a CDS encoding NirA family protein has product MSGDFTPDQKRYLEGYVSGLSAARGARGVKPTGDGEPIGPDAIHIKAQDRTTTAGGKLNDQEKVKRELHPFDAYSKLKEQAEKNEAPKPADNFRWRYYGLFYVAPAQSSYMCRLRIANGILSHWQFAGLAGVAEKYAGPYSHVTTRANLQLREIEPKNAVNVVEAIQDLGLCSRGSGADNIRNVTGTPTAGIDPQELLDTRPYARDWHFHILNERALYGLPRKFNVAFDGAGKIAVLEDTNDIGFQAVEVRSGFDVEPGIYFRLMLGGITGHKDFARDTGVILKPNEATAISDAIVRVFIEHGDRTNRNKARLKYVLDAWGFDKFLAAVEEKLGRKLLRIAPEALAERPAFDRLAHIGVHPQKQIGLHWAGVVLPLGRMTVEQMRGIAKIARECGDGDIRLTVWQNLLISGVSTAKIAQVEADIEALGLSTKATSIRAGLVACTGATGCRFAAAHTKENADEIARWCEKRVQIDSPVNIHLTGCHHSCAQHYIGDIGLIGARVPVSEEGDTVDGYHIHIGGGFGPDAGMAREIYRDVTAETAPKVVEKMLKGYLAHRASPDDTFLAFSRRHEIDALKTMFNAEAVE; this is encoded by the coding sequence ATGTCCGGCGATTTTACACCCGATCAGAAGCGTTACCTGGAAGGTTACGTATCCGGTCTCAGCGCCGCGCGCGGCGCGCGTGGCGTCAAGCCGACCGGCGACGGCGAACCGATTGGCCCCGACGCCATCCACATCAAGGCGCAGGACCGCACCACGACGGCCGGCGGCAAGCTCAACGATCAGGAAAAAGTCAAACGCGAGCTGCATCCCTTCGACGCCTATAGCAAGCTGAAGGAACAGGCTGAGAAGAACGAGGCGCCGAAACCCGCCGACAATTTCCGATGGCGGTACTACGGGCTGTTCTATGTCGCGCCGGCGCAGTCTTCGTATATGTGCCGGCTGCGCATCGCCAACGGCATTCTCTCGCATTGGCAATTCGCAGGGCTGGCCGGGGTCGCGGAGAAATATGCCGGTCCTTATTCGCACGTGACCACGCGCGCCAACCTGCAACTGCGCGAAATCGAGCCAAAGAATGCGGTCAATGTGGTCGAGGCGATCCAGGATCTCGGCCTGTGCTCGCGCGGCTCCGGCGCTGACAATATCCGCAATGTCACCGGTACGCCAACGGCCGGGATCGATCCGCAGGAACTGCTCGATACGCGGCCCTATGCGCGGGATTGGCATTTCCACATCCTGAACGAACGGGCGCTCTATGGTCTGCCGCGCAAGTTCAATGTCGCCTTTGATGGCGCCGGCAAGATCGCGGTTCTGGAGGATACCAACGACATCGGTTTTCAGGCCGTCGAGGTGAGGTCGGGATTTGATGTCGAACCCGGTATCTATTTTCGGCTGATGCTGGGCGGCATTACCGGCCACAAGGATTTTGCCCGCGACACCGGCGTCATTCTCAAGCCGAACGAGGCGACCGCGATTTCCGACGCCATCGTCCGTGTCTTCATCGAGCATGGCGACCGCACCAATCGCAACAAGGCGCGGCTGAAATACGTGCTTGACGCCTGGGGTTTCGACAAATTCCTTGCTGCGGTTGAGGAGAAACTGGGTCGCAAACTGTTACGCATCGCGCCGGAGGCTTTGGCCGAACGCCCCGCTTTCGATCGCCTGGCGCATATCGGCGTACATCCGCAGAAGCAGATTGGTTTGCACTGGGCCGGCGTGGTGCTTCCGCTCGGCAGGATGACGGTCGAGCAGATGCGCGGCATAGCAAAGATTGCGCGCGAGTGCGGCGACGGCGATATCCGGCTCACGGTCTGGCAGAATTTGCTTATCTCCGGTGTGTCAACCGCGAAGATTGCGCAGGTCGAAGCGGACATTGAGGCGCTTGGCCTGTCGACCAAGGCAACATCCATCCGCGCCGGTCTTGTCGCCTGCACCGGCGCCACCGGTTGCCGCTTCGCCGCCGCCCACACCAAAGAGAACGCAGACGAGATCGCGCGCTGGTGCGAAAAGCGTGTGCAGATCGACAGTCCAGTCAACATCCATCTTACCGGCTGCCATCATTCCTGCGCGCAGCATTACATCGGCGATATCGGGCTGATTGGCGCACGCGTGCCCGTATCGGAGGAGGGCGATACGGTCGATGGCTATCACATTCACATTGGCGGCGGCTTTGGTCCGGATGCCGGGATGGCGCGCGAGATTTATCGCGACGTGACGGCGGAGACTGCGCCCAAGGTCGTTGAGAAAATGCTCAAGGGCTATCTCGCGCACCGTGCCTCGCCGGACGACACATTCCTGGCCTTCTCGCGCCGGCATGAGATTGATGCGCTGAAGACGATGTTCAATGCGGAGGCGGTGGAATGA
- a CDS encoding sulfite reductase subunit alpha codes for MTEAVAPPIINLVPETAPFTPEQRSWLNGFFAGLVSLDGAGVTALSPEQNAAVLSEAKGPLEDGDDGEAPWHDQTLPMAERMKMAEGRPLRRRMMAAMAQQDCGQCGYNCEDYANKLFQKEEERLNLCVPGGKDTARMLKSLYEELGKTSAAPAIAKSAAEYAPVSNGDLGRSRDNPALATFVSRTRLNKPGSEKETWHLEFDLTECGLDYAVGDSFGVFPLNDAGLVNAVIAAIGASANTPVVGKTLQHVLTNDVSLSPAPDGLFQLISYITGGERRQKAKALAAGEDPDGDAATLDVLAALQKFKGVQPDPEAFVESLEPLQPRLYSISSSLKSNPGRVSLTVDSVRYKIADRLRLGVASTFLADRIQPGQKLRVYVQKAHAFGLPADPGTPVIMVGPGTGVAPFRAFLHERMATKAKGPNWLFFGHQKRDYDFFYEDELNAMKTAGVLTRLSLAWSRDGDQKFYVQDRMREVGRDLWSWLADGAHFYVCGDAKRMAKDVELALVDIVAQFGARTTDEAIAFVADLKKKGRLQMDVY; via the coding sequence ATGACCGAAGCCGTAGCTCCGCCGATCATCAATCTCGTTCCCGAAACCGCTCCGTTCACGCCGGAACAACGCTCCTGGCTGAACGGCTTTTTCGCCGGTCTTGTCTCGCTCGATGGCGCAGGCGTAACCGCTCTGTCCCCAGAACAGAACGCCGCCGTCCTGTCCGAGGCCAAGGGCCCGCTCGAGGACGGCGACGACGGCGAGGCGCCGTGGCACGACCAGACATTGCCGATGGCCGAGCGCATGAAGATGGCGGAAGGCCGTCCGCTACGCCGTCGCATGATGGCGGCGATGGCGCAGCAGGATTGCGGCCAGTGCGGCTACAATTGCGAGGACTACGCCAACAAGCTCTTTCAGAAAGAAGAGGAGCGGCTGAATCTCTGTGTCCCGGGCGGCAAGGATACCGCCCGTATGCTGAAGTCGCTCTATGAGGAACTGGGCAAGACCTCGGCGGCGCCTGCCATTGCCAAGTCCGCAGCGGAATACGCGCCTGTGTCCAACGGTGATCTTGGCCGCTCGCGCGACAATCCGGCTTTGGCGACATTCGTCTCACGCACCCGCCTGAACAAGCCGGGTTCTGAGAAGGAAACCTGGCATCTCGAATTCGACCTCACCGAATGCGGGCTGGATTATGCGGTCGGGGACTCGTTTGGCGTTTTCCCGCTCAATGATGCTGGACTTGTCAATGCGGTGATTGCGGCGATCGGTGCATCCGCCAATACGCCGGTTGTCGGAAAGACCCTGCAGCACGTCCTGACCAACGATGTTTCACTGTCGCCGGCGCCGGACGGATTGTTCCAGCTCATTTCCTATATCACCGGCGGTGAGCGGCGGCAGAAGGCCAAGGCGCTGGCGGCCGGCGAAGATCCCGACGGCGACGCGGCGACGCTCGACGTTCTCGCGGCCTTGCAGAAGTTCAAGGGTGTCCAGCCCGATCCGGAGGCGTTCGTGGAATCGCTGGAGCCGCTGCAGCCGCGGCTTTACTCGATCTCCTCCTCGCTGAAGAGCAATCCCGGCCGGGTTTCTCTCACTGTCGACTCCGTGCGCTACAAGATCGCGGACCGTCTGCGGTTGGGCGTTGCTTCCACGTTCCTCGCGGATCGCATCCAGCCGGGACAGAAACTGCGCGTCTATGTGCAGAAGGCGCATGCCTTCGGATTGCCGGCTGATCCTGGCACTCCTGTCATCATGGTCGGGCCTGGCACCGGAGTCGCCCCCTTCCGCGCCTTCCTCCACGAACGCATGGCGACGAAGGCGAAAGGCCCGAACTGGCTCTTCTTCGGCCATCAGAAGCGCGACTATGACTTCTTCTACGAGGATGAACTCAACGCGATGAAGACGGCAGGCGTGCTGACCCGGCTGTCGTTGGCGTGGTCGCGCGACGGGGACCAGAAATTCTATGTGCAGGACCGCATGCGTGAGGTTGGCCGCGATTTGTGGTCGTGGCTTGCCGACGGCGCACATTTCTATGTCTGCGGCGACGCCAAGCGCATGGCGAAGGATGTCGAGCTCGCGCTCGTCGACATCGTCGCACAATTCGGCGCGCGCACGACCGACGAAGCGATCGCCTTTGTCGCCGACCTCAAGAAAAAAGGCCGGTTGCAGATGGACGTCTATTGA